A genomic window from Triticum urartu cultivar G1812 chromosome 7, Tu2.1, whole genome shotgun sequence includes:
- the LOC125521635 gene encoding uncharacterized protein LOC125521635 — protein sequence MGNCQAAEEATVVVQHPGGGRVERLYWATSAAEVMRANPGHYVALVTLRVTEGGGQQQRRGAVRLTRVKLLKPRDTLQLGHAYRLIAVDEVTRAVQARKEEKTRRAQRQRQQAAGGPASAGDDQSLMDDGLDQLEQQDRDGHPGSSMKGSRHRQWRPSLHSIAEVSS from the exons ATGGGCAACTGCCAGGCGGCGGAGGAGGCGACGGTGGTGGTGCAGCACCCGGGCGGCGGGCGGGTGGAGCGGCTCTACTGGGCCACCAGCGCCGCCGAGGTCATGCGCGCCAACCCGGGCCACTACGTCGCGCTCGTCACCCTCCGCGTCACCGAGGGGGGCGGCCAGCAGCAGCGGCGCGGCGCGGTGCGGCTGACGCGGGTGAAGCTGCTCAAGCCCCGGGACACGCTGCAGCTCGGCCACGCCTACCGCCTCATCGCCGTCGACGAGGTCACCAGGGCCGTGCAGGCCAGGAAGGAGGAGAAGACCAGGCGGGCgcagcggcagcggcagcagGCCGCCGGGGGGCCCGCCTCCGCCGGCGACGACCAGTCCCTCATGGACGACGGTCTCGATCAG TTGGAGCAGCAGGACAGGGATGGCCACCCGGGCAGCTCGATGAAAGGCTCGAGGCATCGCCAGTGGCGCCCGTCTCTGCACAGCATCGCCGAAGTCAGCAGCTGA